The genomic DNA GTTTAGCCTCATCCCAAGGTCCATTAATCTCGAACTTGTACTCCTGTATCCTTATAAGCCAATACGGGCACAAGATTGTAACAAAAACCAGCAGTACCAGGAACATAATGAAAAGCAACCTATGCAACCTATACACTAAAGCCAAACTCACAACCATCAGCATGAATGAGAAGAGGATGTGCAGTCGGAAAGAGTACTTTCTGATGCAGTATGTGACCAACGGAGCGAAGAGGAAGACCAGCAATGAGAAGAGCATGATAGCAAAGACATTTCTCCACGAAGGGAGGCGAGAAGCAATGAAGACCGAGGCCACGATGGAGGCATTCAAAGAGATGCAGTTGGTCAAGGTCGGGTTCTTCCATGTCCCTGGAGCGTTCACTGCTGATCGGGAGTAGTCGTGCAAGAAGAGATGGACTATTAGCAGCACAACGGTCACAGAACAGATGGAGTCGGAGCTTATGGACCTTGTGAGGGTCTTGTATATTGGAGCAAGAACGTATAACCCCGTCATAAAGAAGGCTATGTTAAGGAAGTAATGGAATAGGAGGTTGAGGGAGAGCATTTCTTCGGTTAGGAGGAGGACAAGGAACCCCGAGACAAGAAGGGTAGCATCGATAAGCAGAAGCGAATTCTCATCAAGAGTCGACTTCAGAGTATAAGTCCATACAACTCCTACCAAAGCAACAATACTTAGATACTGAGAGATTGAGATCGAATCCCGCATCACCTTTATCATGTCTCGCTTCACAACATTAGCATTCATGACCATGTCTTCGAGAAAAGACTCGTCGGTGTAATTGTCATCATACCCAGGTTGCATTCCTCCATATGCAACCTTTTTCCATCTGGGCCGAGTAGGAGAAGAGTTTGCATtcatccttgggtccgaaccCGAAATCTCACTTACTTCTGAAGATGGCCAAACCAGGAACAGCAATTCGCAGATTCCTTCACTTTGTTATTCTCGTTTGTATGTAGAAGCAACTACCTAGAATCAAAACTGAGGGAAACCGAGAACCAGATGAAGATAACATGTCAAGTTTATACATAATGATGAAACGTAGCGAACATCAGCACGGTTAAAATGCATCCAAAACCAAAGGGGTTCGGTGTCTGCTCTTCTGATACCATAATCTTCGTTGGATTAGAAATAAGATGGCTTCGCGTAGTGAAAAAACAATGAATCACGGGTGCAAGAAGTTTCTTCATAGAAACCCATACTTTTTAGGATTCATGACGTAAATTCATAACAAGCAGCACTCGCATTGACAAATTAACAAACAGTGGTCGTGCACTCTAAACTGAACGCCAATTCCTCAGCTTCCATGCTTACAATACAACAAGCAAGAACCTTTTCGTGCAGACTCAAGAATTCGGAATGACCAAACAAAAATGAGGGGGGAGAAAGGGGGGAAATTGAGAGAAATTAGAAGAATTGAGAGCATGAGCTCGAAGATCTGCAGCAAAACACAACCCAAATCGAATCATTGATAGGAAATCTTACGCTTCGGCGGTCCAACAGATCGAAAGGGCAGCAGCAGATCAAGCATTCCTCGGAAATTCGAGGTAGTTTTTTCCGTTAATTTTGTGGGAACAGATGAAAATGGTATGGACGAGAAATTGGGGAAGCCCGAGGACGGGGCCATGAAGTGAAAGGCGTACTTGCTCCTGTCGGTTCCTTCCCCTGCAATCCTCTTTAGTTTCAGTTTGACCCACGTAGTTTCGGAATGTCTCATTAACACCCCTTag from Punica granatum isolate Tunisia-2019 chromosome 2, ASM765513v2, whole genome shotgun sequence includes the following:
- the LOC116196001 gene encoding phosphatidylinositol N-acetylglucosaminyltransferase subunit C, which codes for MNANSSPTRPRWKKVAYGGMQPGYDDNYTDESFLEDMVMNANVVKRDMIKVMRDSISISQYLSIVALVGVVWTYTLKSTLDENSLLLIDATLLVSGFLVLLLTEEMLSLNLLFHYFLNIAFFMTGLYVLAPIYKTLTRSISSDSICSVTVVLLIVHLFLHDYSRSAVNAPGTWKNPTLTNCISLNASIVASVFIASRLPSWRNVFAIMLFSLLVFLFAPLVTYCIRKYSFRLHILFSFMLMVVSLALVYRLHRLLFIMFLVLLVFVTILCPYWLIRIQEYKFEINGPWDEAKLCFDITD